The stretch of DNA AGCACGATAGGCTCGACGCCTTCCTGGCCGCGGGTCACCGCTTCGGAAACCTTCCAGCTCTGACCGTCGACAGGCGCCTTCAGCGCAGTCTTGCCTTCACGCAGGCTGGCGATCAAGGCGTCGGCCTTGGCCTTGGCGGCAGCACTGGCGTGCTCCTTGGCCAATTGCGCGCGGATGCTGCTGGCGACGCTTTCCAGCGGCAGCTGCTCTGGCTTGCGGTGCTCTTTGGCGCGCAAGACCACTACCGTTTCCGGGTCCAGCTCGATAGCGGTGCTGTTGGCACCCTCATCCAGCACTTCAGGGCTGAAAGCAGCCTGAATCACGGCGCGGTTGGCGGCGATGCCCTCGCCCCCTTCACGCCCGAACGGTGCGGAAGTGTGTACGGTCAGTTTCAGCTCTTGAGCCGGCTGGGCCAGATCCGAAGCTTCGAACGAGGAGTCTTCCAGCTGCTTGGTCGCCTCGACAAAACGTTGCTCGACCTGCTGGGTTTTCAGCTCGCGGGTCAGCTTGTCTTTCAGGCTGGCGAAACTTGGCACTTCAGGTGCCTCGACGCCCAGCAGCTTGATCAGGTGGAAACCGAAACCGGTGCGTACCGGTGCCGATACCTGGTCCTTGTTCAAGGCGTACAGCGCTTCCTCGAAGGCCGGGTCATAGACGCCAGGGCCGGCATAACCGAGGTCACCACCGTTGTTCGCCGAACCCGGATCCTGGGAGAACTCCTTGGCCAGCGCCTCGAAGCTTTCGCCCTTGGCCAGGCGCGCCTGGATCTCTTCGATCTTGGCCTTGGCCTGCGCTTCGTTCACCTTGTCGTTCACTTCGATCAGGATGTGCGCGGCACGACGCTGCTCGGACAGGTTGGCGGTTTCTTTCTGATACAACGCCTGCAGCTCTTCGTCCTTGACGCTGACCTGATCGAAGAAGGAAGCCTTCTTCAACTCCAGATAGTCGATAACCACCTGGTCCGGCGACATGAATTCCTTGGCGTGTTCGTCGTAGTAAGCCTTGACCTCATCGTCGGTCAGCTTGACTGCCGCGGGGTCGGCCTTGATGGTCAGGGAAGCGTAATCGCGGGTCTGCTTTTCCAGACGAGCGAATGCCAGCACCTGGGCATCGGTCACGAAACCGCTGCCAGCCAGACCGGCGCGTACCTGGCCGATCAGCATTTCCTGAGCCAGCATCTGACGGAACTGCATCCGGCTATAACCCAGCTGACGGATCACCTGGTCGAAACGCTCAGGGCTGAACTTGCCGTCCACCAGGAATTCCGGCGTTTGCAGGATCACCTGATCCAGAGCGGCGTCAGAGAAAGCGAACTTAGAGTTTTCCGCGCCTTGCAGCAGCAGCTTGCGGTCGATCAGACCTTTGAGAGCGGCTTCACGCAGCAGCTTCTCGTCGAGCAAGGAAGCGTCGAAATCCTTGCCCAGTTGTTGCATGAGCTGGCGGCGTTGCATATCAACCGCCTGGCTCAGCTCATTCTGGGTGATTTCTTCGCCATTGACCTTGGCCGCGTCCTGACTGGTGGAAGTGGCTTGAAAAATGGCATCGAAACCGGTCAGCGCCATCAGTGCGACGATGACCCCGATAATGGTCTTGGCAATCCAGCCTTGTGAATTGTCCCTGATATTCTGCAGCATGCGTCCCCCAGAAACGGTTGTACTTCAAATTAAGCAACCGTGGAGCGTGGGTAGAGTCCGGATAGAAGAAAGGCGCATCCGAGGATGCGCCTTTCTCGTAACTGGCGGAGCGGACTGGGGTTCGAACCTTCGATCCCCGATGTGACAAACCGGATTTCTAACCGGCTGCCCTACCGCTCCGCTGCCAGGTCGGGAAAGACCCCGACCCGGGTAGGCAAAGGCTTGAAGGAGGCTTAGTTAACGGCTTCTTTCAGTGCTTTACCGGCTTTGAAACCTGGTTTTTTGGCTGCAGCGATTTCCAGCGTCTTACCGGTCTGTGGGTTACGACCAATGCGAGCAGGACGATC from Pseudomonas chlororaphis subsp. chlororaphis encodes:
- a CDS encoding SurA N-terminal domain-containing protein; translated protein: MLQNIRDNSQGWIAKTIIGVIVALMALTGFDAIFQATSTSQDAAKVNGEEITQNELSQAVDMQRRQLMQQLGKDFDASLLDEKLLREAALKGLIDRKLLLQGAENSKFAFSDAALDQVILQTPEFLVDGKFSPERFDQVIRQLGYSRMQFRQMLAQEMLIGQVRAGLAGSGFVTDAQVLAFARLEKQTRDYASLTIKADPAAVKLTDDEVKAYYDEHAKEFMSPDQVVIDYLELKKASFFDQVSVKDEELQALYQKETANLSEQRRAAHILIEVNDKVNEAQAKAKIEEIQARLAKGESFEALAKEFSQDPGSANNGGDLGYAGPGVYDPAFEEALYALNKDQVSAPVRTGFGFHLIKLLGVEAPEVPSFASLKDKLTRELKTQQVEQRFVEATKQLEDSSFEASDLAQPAQELKLTVHTSAPFGREGGEGIAANRAVIQAAFSPEVLDEGANSTAIELDPETVVVLRAKEHRKPEQLPLESVASSIRAQLAKEHASAAAKAKADALIASLREGKTALKAPVDGQSWKVSEAVTRGQEGVEPIVLQALFRMAKPAAKDKPTFSSVTLPNGSLVVLQLSGVNEAAAPTDEEKAQYRRFLASRVGQQDFAAYRKQLENQADIKRF